From Synechococcus sp. A10-1-5-1, a single genomic window includes:
- the rfbD gene encoding dTDP-4-dehydrorhamnose reductase, which translates to MKVLLTGAAGQLGQALITACPEGVELLPCRRQELDLSDQDACRRLVQEHQPAWVLNAGAYTAVDRAESEVELAHAVNAQAPAALAEAQEDHGGQLLQLSTDFVFNGQQGFPYRPEQVANPLGVYGSTKAAGEAAVLGYGGTRVLRTSWVYGPVGSNFCLTMLRLLAEREQLGVVADQVGCPTSTRGLAQACWRALALEESAPRILHWSDAGAASWYDFAVAIAELGQQLGVLSRAAHVNPIGTVDYPTPAQRPAYSLLDCSETRQVLGLEPQHWRAALSQVLLRIASSPARASA; encoded by the coding sequence GTGAAGGTCCTGTTGACCGGTGCAGCGGGTCAGCTGGGCCAAGCCTTAATTACGGCCTGCCCTGAGGGGGTCGAACTGCTCCCTTGCCGCCGCCAGGAGTTGGATCTTTCGGATCAGGACGCTTGCCGCCGCCTCGTTCAAGAGCATCAACCGGCCTGGGTGCTCAACGCTGGGGCCTACACGGCGGTGGACCGCGCTGAGTCCGAGGTGGAGCTCGCCCATGCCGTGAATGCACAGGCCCCAGCAGCCCTGGCCGAAGCCCAGGAGGATCACGGCGGCCAGCTGCTTCAGCTGAGCACCGACTTTGTTTTCAACGGTCAGCAGGGTTTCCCCTATCGCCCCGAGCAAGTCGCTAATCCCCTTGGGGTCTACGGCAGCACCAAGGCGGCAGGTGAAGCCGCTGTTCTTGGCTACGGCGGCACACGGGTCCTGCGCACCAGCTGGGTCTATGGCCCGGTAGGCAGCAACTTCTGCCTCACGATGCTCCGCCTGTTGGCGGAACGGGAGCAGTTGGGTGTGGTGGCCGATCAGGTGGGATGTCCGACGTCCACCCGGGGGCTCGCCCAAGCCTGTTGGCGGGCGCTTGCTCTCGAGGAGAGCGCTCCGCGGATCCTGCATTGGAGCGATGCCGGTGCGGCCAGTTGGTACGACTTCGCGGTGGCCATTGCTGAGCTCGGTCAGCAGCTGGGGGTGCTCAGTCGCGCCGCCCACGTGAATCCGATCGGGACCGTTGACTACCCCACGCCGGCCCAGCGTCCCGCCTATTCCCTGCTGGATTGCAGCGAGACGCGCCAGGTCTTAGGCCTGGAGCCGCAGCATTGGCGAGCGGCTTTGTCCCAGGTGCTACTGCGCATAGCCTCCAGTCCAGCCCGCGCCTCCGCTTGA